Proteins from a single region of Haloterrigena alkaliphila:
- a CDS encoding type 1 glutamine amidotransferase, whose translation MSQLRIAVLNAAHRDENTTRNFRRELDASLSEFDATEGEVPDDFDYDGAVVTGSRSSVYWDEEWMQRTKEWVGEAIDRDIPFLGVCWGHQLLADVLGGTVADMGAYEVGYSEIDQLEGSDSRLLENISDSFTAFTSHSDEVVELPPGAEPLAANDYSNHGFRKDRVFGVQFHPEYDPKTARELVERKDLSDDRRQSVLEEITDENYQKACEAKLVFDNFLEFVREVQTGGISAEAEQDASASVGCSD comes from the coding sequence ATGAGTCAGCTCCGTATTGCCGTCCTGAACGCGGCCCATCGGGACGAGAATACCACGCGCAACTTCCGACGCGAACTCGACGCCTCCCTGTCCGAGTTCGACGCGACCGAGGGCGAGGTGCCCGACGATTTCGACTACGACGGCGCCGTCGTCACCGGATCGCGGTCGTCGGTGTACTGGGACGAAGAGTGGATGCAGCGCACCAAGGAGTGGGTCGGCGAGGCGATCGACCGGGATATTCCGTTCCTCGGCGTCTGCTGGGGTCACCAACTGCTCGCGGACGTCCTCGGCGGCACCGTCGCGGACATGGGCGCCTACGAGGTCGGCTACAGCGAGATCGACCAGCTCGAGGGTTCCGATTCGCGGCTGCTCGAGAACATTAGCGACAGCTTCACCGCCTTCACTAGCCACTCCGACGAGGTCGTCGAACTGCCCCCCGGCGCGGAACCCCTCGCCGCGAACGACTACTCCAACCACGGCTTCCGCAAGGACCGGGTCTTCGGCGTCCAGTTCCACCCCGAGTACGACCCGAAGACCGCCCGCGAACTCGTCGAGCGCAAGGACCTCTCCGACGACCGTCGCCAGTCGGTCCTCGAGGAAATCACCGACGAGAACTATCAGAAGGCCTGCGAGGCGAAACTCGTGTTTGACAACTTCCTCGAATTTGTCCGCGAGGTACAGACCGGCGGCATCTCCGCCGAAGCGGAGCAGGACGCGTCCGCGTCCGTCGGCTGTTCGGACTAA
- a CDS encoding (Fe-S)-binding protein, with translation MNVIAQSEVTRDTYLGLGNIGYATFYLLVFITLAVFGYGLYLRFSRYTEGDDDPFARLNELPGRITSAAKIVISNEKQFNRDLYGGLMHSFILWGFLTLFIATLILMVDEYAARKILHMAFWEGDFYLAYSFVVDAMGLLFVVGIGMALYRRYWVQNHRLWGRHTSNEDDVFVWTLFGLGVGGFLLEGTRIYITGMPDFEVVSFVGYGLALLFSAIDLPTTGAALESADYSAFAGLGFNAESLHWAVWWSHSLLALFFIAWLPYAGKPFHTISSFANVVTRDEKAGKRLPNVPSDLDATNAESFDDFTWKEILDQDACTKCGRCSSVCPAKASDRPLDPRNVILDLRKYREELDAGAEEKPIIADGGTSVINTETMESCMACMACMDACPVEIEHLQSFTRLNRQMTDQGDVAPSMQDVFQNVMQNGNTFGDSPRNRGDWSEELEFDVTDAREEKVDYLWYVGDFPSYDERNKQVARSLATILKEADVSFGILFDDEKYDGNDIRRVGEELLYVELAGHHVETWEDCEFDKIVCTDPHSYNTFKNEYPEVNFDEFADDPMMPFEYDEQWNEDGEIEVYHWTQAVEELVQQGRLDLTGTELDYTVTYHDPCHLGRYNDEYEAPRELIRATGCELDEMPRNRDNSFCCGGGGGGLWMDFEEEPKPSEERIREALEDTDAGSGIEKFVVACPMCMTMYEDGRKTGGYEDEIEIVDIAELVVEAIGAEEKANLEVAAD, from the coding sequence ATGAACGTCATAGCGCAATCGGAGGTGACCCGAGACACCTATTTGGGGCTGGGTAACATCGGGTACGCGACCTTCTACCTCCTCGTGTTCATCACCCTCGCGGTCTTCGGGTACGGACTGTACCTGCGGTTCAGTCGCTACACCGAGGGTGACGACGATCCGTTCGCTCGGCTCAACGAACTGCCGGGCCGTATCACCAGCGCGGCCAAGATCGTTATTTCGAACGAGAAGCAGTTCAACAGGGATCTCTACGGCGGATTGATGCACTCGTTTATCCTGTGGGGCTTCCTGACGCTGTTCATCGCGACGCTGATCCTGATGGTCGACGAGTACGCCGCCCGGAAGATCCTGCATATGGCCTTCTGGGAGGGTGACTTCTACCTCGCCTACTCGTTCGTCGTCGACGCGATGGGGCTGCTGTTCGTCGTCGGGATCGGGATGGCGCTCTACCGGCGCTACTGGGTCCAGAACCACCGCCTCTGGGGCCGTCACACCTCCAACGAGGACGACGTCTTCGTCTGGACGCTGTTCGGCCTCGGCGTGGGCGGCTTCCTGCTCGAGGGGACCCGGATCTACATCACCGGAATGCCCGACTTCGAGGTCGTCAGCTTCGTCGGCTACGGGCTGGCGCTGCTCTTCAGCGCGATCGATCTCCCGACGACCGGGGCCGCGCTCGAGAGCGCCGACTACAGCGCGTTCGCCGGGCTCGGGTTCAACGCCGAATCGCTCCACTGGGCCGTCTGGTGGAGTCACTCGCTGCTCGCGCTGTTCTTCATCGCATGGCTCCCCTACGCGGGCAAGCCGTTCCACACGATTTCCTCGTTCGCGAACGTCGTCACCCGCGACGAGAAGGCCGGCAAACGGCTGCCGAACGTCCCCTCGGATCTGGACGCGACCAACGCCGAATCCTTCGACGACTTCACCTGGAAGGAGATCTTGGACCAGGACGCCTGCACCAAGTGCGGTCGCTGTTCGTCGGTCTGTCCCGCGAAGGCCTCCGACCGCCCGCTCGATCCGCGCAACGTCATCCTCGACCTCCGGAAGTATCGCGAGGAACTCGACGCCGGCGCCGAGGAGAAGCCGATCATCGCCGACGGCGGGACCTCGGTGATCAACACGGAGACGATGGAGTCCTGCATGGCCTGCATGGCCTGCATGGACGCCTGTCCCGTCGAGATCGAGCACCTCCAGTCCTTCACCCGGCTGAACCGGCAGATGACCGACCAGGGCGACGTCGCCCCGAGCATGCAGGACGTCTTCCAGAACGTCATGCAGAACGGCAACACGTTCGGCGACTCCCCGCGAAATCGCGGCGACTGGAGCGAGGAACTCGAGTTCGACGTCACAGACGCCCGCGAAGAGAAGGTCGACTACCTCTGGTACGTCGGCGACTTCCCGAGCTACGACGAGCGCAACAAGCAGGTCGCCCGCTCGTTGGCGACGATTCTGAAGGAGGCCGACGTCAGCTTCGGCATCCTCTTCGACGACGAGAAGTACGACGGCAACGACATCCGCCGCGTCGGCGAGGAACTGCTCTACGTCGAACTGGCCGGCCACCACGTCGAGACCTGGGAGGACTGCGAGTTCGACAAAATCGTCTGTACGGACCCCCACTCCTACAACACGTTCAAGAACGAGTATCCGGAGGTCAACTTCGACGAGTTCGCCGACGACCCGATGATGCCCTTCGAGTACGACGAGCAGTGGAACGAAGACGGCGAGATCGAGGTCTACCACTGGACGCAGGCCGTCGAAGAGTTAGTCCAGCAGGGCAGGCTCGACCTGACCGGCACCGAACTCGACTACACGGTCACCTACCACGACCCCTGCCATCTGGGTCGGTACAACGACGAGTACGAGGCCCCGCGCGAACTCATCCGCGCGACGGGCTGTGAACTCGACGAGATGCCCCGCAACCGCGACAACTCCTTCTGTTGTGGCGGCGGCGGCGGCGGCCTCTGGATGGACTTCGAGGAAGAGCCCAAGCCCAGCGAGGAGCGCATTCGGGAAGCGCTCGAGGACACCGACGCCGGCAGCGGGATCGAGAAGTTCGTCGTCGCCTGTCCGATGTGCATGACGATGTACGAGGACGGCCGCAAGACCGGCGGCTACGAGGACGAAATCGAGATCGTCGACATCGCCGAACTCGTCGTCGAAGCGATCGGCGCGGAAGAGAAAGCGAATCTCGAGGTCGCGGCGGACTGA
- a CDS encoding CRISPR-associated protein Cas4 has product MTRDLVPFSDLRTAAYCARKCYYQRTRDDYDRESPPSVDRIRGLERRYEGLLESSPGALEDEPIAVPPVRYRERLGATRNRLADDGHWERLRAPTERDVYAAGRRCHGVVHKVLEVPLEPVLISTGEPPTQGVWEPQSVHAVAAAKALAWEHQQPVDRAWLEYPAYGVIRSIDLTTRRKARYRRALRTVWELDGPPARTTNRSKCDACEFAAECGVKTRTLRSLLPGLGT; this is encoded by the coding sequence GTGACTCGAGACCTCGTTCCCTTCAGCGACCTGCGGACGGCCGCCTACTGCGCCCGGAAGTGCTACTACCAGCGGACGCGCGACGACTACGATCGCGAGTCACCGCCGTCGGTCGATCGCATTCGGGGCCTCGAGCGGCGCTACGAGGGCCTCCTCGAGTCCTCGCCGGGCGCGCTCGAGGACGAACCGATCGCCGTCCCGCCCGTTCGGTATCGCGAACGACTGGGGGCGACCCGAAACCGACTCGCCGACGACGGCCACTGGGAGCGATTGCGAGCGCCGACCGAGCGGGACGTCTACGCGGCCGGCCGCCGCTGTCACGGGGTCGTCCACAAGGTCCTCGAGGTCCCCCTCGAGCCGGTCCTGATTTCGACGGGCGAACCGCCCACACAGGGCGTCTGGGAGCCCCAGTCGGTCCACGCCGTCGCGGCCGCGAAGGCGCTGGCCTGGGAACACCAGCAACCGGTCGATCGCGCGTGGCTCGAGTACCCTGCGTACGGCGTAATTCGCTCGATCGACCTGACGACCCGTCGAAAGGCGCGGTATCGACGCGCCCTCCGAACGGTGTGGGAACTCGACGGGCCGCCGGCCCGGACCACCAACCGCTCGAAGTGCGACGCCTGCGAGTTCGCCGCGGAGTGTGGCGTCAAGACGCGAACGTTGCGCTCGTTGTTGCCGGGGCTCGGCACGTGA
- a CDS encoding hemolysin family protein encodes MALSPLSAAVVAAYEVPVVGLEFDETTVTVLGSVAVLLLIGFSAFFSSSEIAMFNLPKHRIEGMVEDDVPGAALVKSLKDDPHRLLVTILVGNNIVNIAMSSIATAILSLHFGGLVGVLIATFGITALVLLFGESVPKSYAVENTESWSIRIARPLKATEYFLFPLIVLFDYLTRQVNRLTGSTGAIESPYVTRDEIQEMIESGEREGVLEEEEHEMLQRIFRFNNTIVKEVMTPRLDMTAVPKDADIDEAIETCIQSGHARVPVYEGSLDNVLGVVHIRDLVRDLNYGETEAEDLALEDLIQPTLHVPESKNVDELLTEMRENRMHMAIVIDEFGTTEGLVTVEDMIEEIVGEILKSGEDEPVEEVDDRTVIVRGEVNIEDVNEALDIDLPEGEEFETIAGFIFNRAGRLVEEGEEITYDGVRITVEAVENTRIMKARLRKLEQSPEPELEEEETETDEESVPPE; translated from the coding sequence ATGGCGTTGTCTCCGCTGTCTGCGGCCGTGGTCGCTGCCTACGAGGTACCAGTCGTGGGTCTCGAGTTCGACGAAACGACGGTGACGGTGCTCGGCAGCGTCGCCGTACTCCTGCTGATCGGGTTCTCCGCGTTCTTCTCCTCCTCGGAGATCGCGATGTTCAACCTCCCGAAACACCGCATCGAGGGGATGGTCGAGGACGACGTCCCCGGGGCGGCGCTCGTGAAATCGCTCAAGGACGATCCTCACCGGCTGCTGGTGACGATCCTCGTCGGCAACAACATCGTCAACATCGCGATGTCCTCGATCGCGACCGCGATCCTGTCGCTGCACTTCGGCGGTCTGGTCGGCGTCCTGATCGCGACGTTCGGGATCACCGCCCTGGTGTTGCTGTTCGGCGAGAGCGTGCCCAAGTCCTACGCCGTCGAGAACACCGAGTCGTGGTCGATCCGCATCGCGCGACCGCTGAAGGCGACCGAGTACTTCCTGTTCCCGCTCATCGTCCTCTTCGATTACCTCACGCGGCAGGTCAACCGGCTCACGGGCTCGACGGGGGCGATCGAGTCTCCCTACGTCACCCGCGACGAGATTCAGGAGATGATCGAGTCCGGCGAGCGCGAGGGCGTCCTCGAGGAGGAGGAACACGAGATGCTCCAGCGCATCTTCCGGTTCAACAACACCATCGTCAAGGAGGTCATGACCCCCCGCCTCGATATGACCGCGGTCCCCAAGGACGCCGACATCGACGAGGCCATCGAGACCTGTATCCAGAGCGGCCACGCCCGCGTCCCGGTCTACGAGGGCAGCCTCGACAACGTGCTCGGCGTCGTCCACATCCGCGATCTCGTCCGCGACCTCAACTACGGCGAAACCGAGGCCGAGGATCTGGCCCTCGAGGACCTCATCCAGCCGACGCTGCACGTCCCCGAGTCGAAGAACGTCGACGAACTGCTAACCGAGATGCGGGAAAACCGGATGCACATGGCGATCGTCATCGACGAGTTCGGCACCACCGAGGGGCTGGTCACCGTCGAGGACATGATCGAGGAAATCGTCGGCGAGATTCTCAAATCCGGCGAGGACGAACCGGTCGAGGAGGTCGACGACCGCACCGTGATCGTCCGCGGCGAGGTCAACATCGAGGACGTCAACGAGGCCCTCGACATCGACCTCCCCGAGGGCGAGGAATTCGAGACCATCGCCGGCTTCATCTTCAACCGCGCGGGCCGCCTCGTCGAGGAAGGCGAGGAGATCACCTACGACGGCGTCCGCATCACCGTCGAGGCCGTCGAGAACACTCGGATCATGAAGGCCAGACTGCGGAAACTCGAGCAGTCTCCAGAGCCCGAACTCGAGGAGGAGGAGACGGAGACCGACGAAGAGTCGGTGCCACCGGAGTAG
- a CDS encoding conditioned medium-induced protein 4 — translation MNDKTEELRDIFTDVTDGEETVTESQENTRGSLERDERTTEERLESVVTQMRERYEFETSLSDDELISVAKAFYEGDSDSEIASDLGVDEDDIFEARMSLHLVSENDADEVDLAAIRDREEDDAVLADEYDVGEAQIRRYRRVAAAEDESRAANDRYRDEFDSVLGDSELSEQMTTDVREDGLEDATEGMETDVEF, via the coding sequence ATGAACGACAAAACCGAGGAACTCCGCGATATCTTCACCGACGTCACCGACGGCGAGGAAACGGTCACCGAATCCCAGGAGAACACCCGCGGCTCGCTCGAGCGTGACGAACGTACGACCGAGGAACGCCTCGAGAGCGTCGTCACGCAGATGCGCGAGCGATACGAGTTCGAGACGTCGCTCTCGGACGACGAGTTGATCTCGGTCGCGAAGGCCTTCTACGAAGGTGACAGCGACAGCGAAATCGCCAGCGATCTGGGCGTCGACGAGGACGACATCTTCGAGGCCCGAATGTCCCTGCACCTCGTGAGCGAGAACGACGCCGACGAGGTCGACCTCGCGGCCATTCGCGACCGGGAGGAGGACGACGCCGTGCTCGCCGACGAGTACGACGTCGGCGAGGCCCAGATCCGGCGCTATCGCCGCGTCGCCGCCGCCGAGGACGAGTCCCGCGCGGCCAACGACCGCTACCGCGACGAGTTCGACAGCGTCCTCGGCGACTCCGAACTCTCCGAGCAGATGACCACCGACGTCCGCGAGGACGGCCTCGAGGACGCCACCGAGGGGATGGAGACGGACGTGGAGTTCTAG
- a CDS encoding alpha/beta fold hydrolase codes for MPTATNGSVSLYYARDGDGEAVVFVPEAGLGGWLWGWQHAAVAGPHKAVVWDLRGTGRSDAPAGPYALETLVADLEAVLADCEIRNAHLVGCGLGGTIALRAARDTRRVETLTLFGTASRGDAFDLGPLSAPPDDRSALRSSLESGLSADFLEGQPDVVDGIVDWRADGDADRAGWAAQTAALEGFDADDWLVEVTQPTLVVHGGADELVAPSAGRALADGLPRGQFVELEGTGHLCFVERSRTVNDRLLGFLETHSDQDG; via the coding sequence ATGCCCACCGCAACGAACGGCTCCGTCTCGCTGTACTACGCCCGCGACGGCGACGGCGAGGCGGTCGTTTTCGTCCCCGAGGCCGGCCTCGGCGGCTGGCTGTGGGGCTGGCAACACGCCGCCGTCGCCGGCCCCCACAAGGCCGTCGTCTGGGATCTCCGGGGTACCGGCCGCTCCGACGCGCCGGCCGGCCCCTACGCCCTCGAGACGCTCGTCGCCGACCTCGAGGCGGTCCTCGCCGACTGTGAGATCCGAAACGCCCACCTCGTGGGCTGCGGCCTCGGGGGCACGATCGCGCTCCGCGCCGCTCGAGACACGCGCCGCGTCGAGACGTTGACGCTCTTTGGCACCGCCTCGCGGGGCGACGCGTTCGATCTCGGACCCCTGTCCGCCCCGCCGGACGATCGATCGGCGCTTCGGTCGTCCCTCGAGTCGGGGCTCTCGGCCGACTTCCTCGAGGGTCAGCCGGACGTGGTCGACGGCATCGTCGATTGGCGGGCCGACGGCGACGCCGATCGCGCCGGCTGGGCCGCGCAGACGGCGGCACTCGAGGGGTTCGACGCCGACGACTGGCTGGTCGAGGTGACCCAGCCGACGCTGGTCGTCCACGGCGGCGCCGACGAACTGGTGGCGCCATCGGCGGGACGGGCGCTCGCGGACGGGTTGCCCCGCGGGCAGTTCGTCGAACTCGAGGGCACCGGTCACCTCTGTTTCGTCGAGCGCTCGCGGACGGTCAACGATCGGTTGCTGGGCTTTCTCGAGACCCACAGCGACCAAGACGGGTAA
- a CDS encoding L-threonylcarbamoyladenylate synthase yields MNEEVLERAATAIRAGELVVYPTETVYGLGADALDAEAVERVFEAKGRDRSKPVSVAVPTFETAVEEGYVRASERERAFAEAFLPGPVTLLCERREPIPDVVTAGGDRVGIRVPDCEPALEFLERAGRPVTATSANVSGEPSARRVEDIGRRVLDDAVVLEADDLYASIEETVPSTVVDLEAETIHRRGALADEIEAWLVEH; encoded by the coding sequence ATGAACGAGGAGGTCCTCGAGCGCGCCGCAACGGCCATCCGCGCGGGCGAACTGGTGGTGTACCCGACCGAGACGGTCTACGGCCTGGGCGCCGACGCGCTCGACGCCGAGGCGGTCGAGCGCGTCTTCGAGGCCAAGGGCCGGGACCGGTCGAAGCCGGTCTCGGTGGCCGTCCCGACGTTCGAAACGGCCGTCGAAGAAGGGTACGTCCGGGCGAGCGAGCGCGAGCGCGCGTTCGCCGAGGCGTTCCTCCCGGGTCCCGTAACGCTGCTCTGCGAGCGCCGGGAGCCGATCCCCGACGTCGTCACGGCCGGCGGCGATCGGGTCGGCATTCGGGTCCCCGACTGCGAGCCCGCACTCGAATTTCTCGAGCGCGCCGGCAGGCCTGTCACCGCCACGAGCGCCAACGTCAGCGGGGAGCCCAGCGCTCGGCGGGTCGAGGACATCGGTCGACGGGTGCTAGACGACGCGGTCGTCCTCGAGGCCGACGACCTGTACGCGTCGATCGAGGAGACGGTCCCGAGCACCGTCGTCGACCTCGAGGCGGAGACGATCCATCGACGAGGTGCGCTGGCCGACGAGATCGAGGCGTGGCTCGTCGAGCACTGA
- a CDS encoding glutathione S-transferase N-terminal domain-containing protein, whose amino-acid sequence MEASASAASDAPITFYRLQACPYCERVARLLEEYDLEYRSRFVEPMHSRRDVVKRIAGVRSVPVVVDENTGVTMAESANIVDYLESTYGENGQQPDAAAEAGGDD is encoded by the coding sequence ATGGAAGCGTCCGCCAGCGCAGCAAGCGACGCGCCGATCACGTTCTACCGGCTACAGGCGTGTCCGTACTGCGAACGCGTCGCTCGACTGCTCGAGGAGTACGATCTGGAGTACCGATCGCGGTTCGTCGAACCGATGCACTCTCGGCGCGACGTCGTCAAGCGGATCGCCGGCGTCCGCTCCGTCCCCGTCGTCGTCGACGAGAACACCGGCGTGACGATGGCCGAGAGCGCGAACATCGTCGACTACCTCGAGTCGACCTACGGCGAGAACGGCCAACAGCCCGACGCCGCGGCGGAAGCCGGAGGTGACGACTGA
- a CDS encoding class I adenylate-forming enzyme family protein has translation MLAIDPLASTDAGVAVPVVTLSLARRAERFPDRTAVVDVSEERLYAPAETVHENRVSYGELSAMATRTAEHLAALGVEAGDTVCLVTRNRVASLALLFACRRLEATLAPISHWLTPASVERPFDVLEPELVVSEAAQRDLVRSIPFDRSVTLEELAEADRESIPADTGPDREDGDGGDGDRDGTAAPLVVLHGDDGRPVVGYSARALEWNCVSSAVAWGLSGTDVVPLVTPLSAADGLVRVALSVLYVGGTLLLDRAFDPGDTLTAVETASATFLAGRNQALSDLTGESGFADAVDSLERAVVERPMDADVRERYRDAGVSVARAYGRLECPTALSQSFETADADSESTGVGYPVPDCRARLVADDGTVLEGECEGRLELSGPVLADGYVNAAGTDDENWYTSAEMQSEEHDESEDGGRFEDGWFNTGERFRRDADGSYYPQ, from the coding sequence ATGCTTGCGATTGACCCCCTAGCTTCTACGGATGCGGGGGTGGCAGTCCCGGTCGTGACGCTCTCGCTGGCTCGTCGGGCGGAGCGGTTTCCGGATCGGACGGCGGTCGTCGACGTCTCCGAGGAGCGGCTGTACGCGCCCGCGGAGACGGTCCACGAGAACCGGGTCTCCTACGGCGAACTCTCGGCCATGGCGACGCGGACGGCCGAGCACCTCGCGGCACTCGGCGTCGAGGCCGGCGACACCGTCTGTCTCGTCACGCGAAACCGGGTCGCCTCGCTGGCGCTGCTGTTCGCCTGTCGTCGCCTCGAGGCCACCCTCGCACCGATCTCTCACTGGCTGACGCCGGCGTCGGTCGAGCGCCCGTTCGACGTCCTCGAGCCGGAACTGGTCGTCTCCGAGGCGGCCCAGCGCGACCTCGTGCGGTCGATTCCCTTCGATCGGTCGGTGACGCTCGAGGAACTGGCCGAGGCCGACCGGGAGTCGATTCCGGCAGACACGGGCCCGGACCGCGAAGACGGCGACGGCGGGGACGGCGACCGCGACGGGACCGCGGCGCCGCTGGTGGTCCTCCACGGCGACGACGGCCGGCCGGTCGTCGGCTACTCGGCGCGCGCCCTCGAGTGGAACTGCGTCTCGAGCGCGGTCGCGTGGGGCCTTTCCGGAACCGACGTCGTGCCGCTCGTGACGCCGCTCTCGGCCGCCGACGGCCTCGTTCGCGTCGCGCTGTCGGTCCTGTACGTCGGCGGGACCCTGCTGCTCGACCGGGCGTTCGATCCCGGCGACACCCTGACCGCCGTCGAGACGGCCAGCGCCACGTTCCTCGCCGGCCGGAATCAGGCGCTGTCGGATCTGACGGGCGAATCGGGATTCGCCGACGCGGTCGACTCGCTCGAGCGGGCCGTCGTCGAGAGGCCGATGGACGCCGACGTCCGCGAGCGGTACCGCGACGCCGGCGTGTCGGTCGCTCGCGCGTACGGTCGACTCGAGTGTCCGACCGCGTTGAGCCAGTCGTTCGAGACGGCCGACGCGGATTCGGAGTCGACCGGCGTCGGCTACCCGGTTCCGGACTGTCGTGCGCGACTGGTCGCCGACGACGGGACCGTCCTCGAGGGGGAGTGCGAGGGGCGACTCGAGCTATCGGGTCCGGTCCTGGCCGACGGCTACGTAAACGCTGCCGGAACCGACGACGAGAACTGGTACACCTCCGCCGAGATGCAGAGCGAGGAGCACGACGAATCCGAGGACGGCGGCCGGTTCGAGGACGGCTGGTTCAACACGGGGGAACGGTTCCGGCGCGATGCGGACGGGAGCTACTATCCGCAGTGA
- a CDS encoding acyl-CoA thioesterase: protein MPTVLETHIENRFRVQPNHANNNETLHGGNLMKWLDEVAAMSAMRFAGETCVTARVNELDFERPIGIGDTAVVEAFVYDAGRTSVHVGLRAWREEPRTGERERTTESSFTFVAIDADGSPMSVPELTVDSERGRKLRDRMLEADGDESAAGDADDVAVDDG from the coding sequence ATGCCGACCGTCCTCGAGACCCACATCGAGAACCGATTCCGCGTCCAGCCCAACCACGCGAACAACAACGAGACGCTCCACGGCGGCAACCTCATGAAGTGGCTCGACGAGGTCGCCGCGATGTCGGCGATGCGCTTCGCCGGCGAGACCTGCGTCACCGCCCGCGTGAACGAACTCGACTTCGAGCGCCCGATCGGCATCGGCGACACGGCGGTCGTCGAGGCCTTCGTCTACGACGCGGGGCGGACGAGCGTCCACGTCGGCCTGCGCGCGTGGCGCGAAGAGCCCAGAACCGGCGAACGGGAGCGGACGACCGAGTCGTCGTTTACCTTCGTCGCGATCGACGCGGACGGCTCACCGATGTCGGTGCCGGAGTTGACGGTCGACTCCGAACGGGGCCGCAAACTTCGAGATCGGATGCTCGAGGCCGACGGCGACGAGTCGGCCGCGGGTGACGCTGACGACGTCGCTGTCGACGACGGCTGA
- a CDS encoding redoxin domain-containing protein, with amino-acid sequence MPDFEVTELGPADHLEAGEEVPDFTRPLVTDEFWEDRSLSDVAADEGRTILVCTPMISSFAAKYIWDELDERDWFDRADRIVGLTASTPYAVSSFLDDNGFPFAVFADPANGVADSLGIVNDLDGMEGISEPRAAVFGLEPDLTIDSGWVATEWPEFPPYDELESDLGLE; translated from the coding sequence ATGCCTGACTTCGAGGTCACCGAACTCGGCCCCGCGGACCACCTCGAGGCGGGCGAGGAGGTACCCGACTTCACGCGGCCGCTGGTCACCGACGAGTTCTGGGAGGACCGCAGTCTCTCCGACGTCGCCGCCGACGAGGGTCGGACGATCCTCGTCTGCACGCCGATGATCAGCTCCTTCGCCGCCAAGTACATCTGGGACGAACTCGACGAACGGGACTGGTTCGACCGCGCGGACCGGATCGTCGGCCTCACGGCCTCGACGCCGTACGCGGTGTCGTCGTTCCTCGACGACAACGGGTTCCCGTTCGCCGTCTTCGCGGATCCGGCCAACGGCGTCGCCGACTCCCTGGGTATCGTCAACGATCTGGACGGCATGGAAGGCATCAGCGAACCCCGCGCCGCCGTCTTCGGCCTCGAGCCGGATCTCACGATCGACAGCGGCTGGGTCGCCACCGAGTGGCCAGAGTTCCCGCCCTACGACGAACTCGAGTCGGATCTGGGCCTCGAGTAA